Proteins encoded by one window of Cystobacter ferrugineus:
- a CDS encoding sigma-70 family RNA polymerase sigma factor yields MTSAGHEALEHAAREHERFLWGLCYRMTGVAADADELVQETYARALATPPERPEELRPWLTRVAMNLARDRLRRRKREGYVGPWLPSPVETGEEAVASVEAHLPGGGTTEGRYELLESVTFAFLLALEALTPRQRAVLLLRDVFDYPVREVAECLRMSETNVKVTHHRARAVMAAYDRERCVPTRELQERTRRVLEDFLGALVSGDVAAAEALLTEPVRALSDGGGETFAARVPVVGVKRVALFYRRLYELGGVADALEVRMINGLPALVALWKHPAAGRPARVVIRLDIGEDGRVRVLHSIQASRKLAGLPTQA; encoded by the coding sequence ATGACGTCCGCGGGACACGAGGCGCTGGAACACGCGGCGCGGGAGCACGAGCGCTTCCTGTGGGGGCTGTGCTACCGGATGACGGGCGTCGCGGCGGACGCGGACGAGCTGGTGCAGGAGACGTACGCGCGGGCGCTCGCGACGCCGCCGGAGCGGCCCGAGGAGCTGCGCCCATGGCTCACGCGCGTGGCGATGAACCTGGCGAGGGACAGGCTCCGGCGGCGCAAGCGCGAGGGCTACGTGGGGCCGTGGCTGCCCTCGCCCGTGGAGACGGGGGAGGAGGCGGTGGCGTCGGTGGAGGCGCACCTGCCCGGAGGCGGCACGACCGAGGGCCGCTACGAGCTGTTGGAGAGCGTGACGTTCGCGTTCCTGCTGGCGCTCGAGGCGCTCACGCCGCGGCAGCGCGCGGTGCTGCTCTTGCGCGACGTCTTCGACTACCCGGTGCGCGAGGTGGCCGAGTGCTTGAGGATGAGCGAGACGAACGTGAAGGTGACGCACCACCGGGCGCGGGCGGTGATGGCGGCGTATGACCGGGAGCGGTGCGTGCCCACGCGCGAGTTGCAGGAGCGGACCCGGCGGGTGCTGGAGGACTTCCTGGGGGCGCTGGTGTCGGGGGACGTGGCGGCGGCCGAGGCGCTGCTGACCGAGCCCGTGCGGGCGCTGTCGGACGGGGGCGGCGAGACGTTCGCGGCGCGGGTGCCCGTGGTGGGAGTCAAGCGCGTGGCGCTCTTCTACCGGCGGCTGTACGAGCTGGGCGGTGTGGCGGACGCGCTGGAGGTGCGGATGATCAACGGACTGCCCGCGCTGGTCGCCCTCTGGAAGCACCCCGCCGCCGGCCGCCCCGCGAGGGTAGTCATCCGCCTGGACATCGGCGAGGACGGACGGGTGCGGGTGCTGCACTCCATCCAGGCGAGCCGCAAGCTGGCGGGACTGCCCACCCAAGCATGA
- a CDS encoding epoxide hydrolase family protein, with the protein MSPRPFRIDVPQAVLTDLHRRLEATRFPEPLPGEPWQRGADVAYVRELCAYWRERYDWRRHEAELNRFPQFLCEVDGVDIHFWHVRGKGPSPLPLLLTHGWPGSIYEFHHLIEPLTDPAAHGGDARDAFDVIIPALPGYGFSGKPREPGWDATRVAAVFDRLMVEHLGYSRYGAQGGDWGGVVTTALGVEHAEHLVGIHLNFALATPPPGQEQSELAREYGQKMAAFSAAETGYSHVQMTKPMSLAIGQADSPAGLAAWIVEKFRTWSDCGGDVERAFSKDWLLTNLMFYWAPNSIASAANLYYETFGMQRLDLKKPVRVPTAIADFPKELTHTPRPWLEARYNLRRYTEMPRGGHFAAAEQPELFLKDVRSFFRELL; encoded by the coding sequence ATGTCTCCGCGTCCCTTTCGCATCGATGTGCCCCAGGCCGTTCTCACGGATCTCCACCGCCGCCTGGAGGCCACGCGCTTTCCCGAGCCGCTGCCCGGTGAGCCCTGGCAGCGCGGCGCCGACGTCGCCTATGTCCGCGAGCTGTGCGCGTACTGGCGTGAGCGCTACGACTGGCGCCGGCACGAGGCCGAGCTCAACCGCTTCCCTCAATTCCTGTGCGAGGTGGATGGCGTGGACATCCACTTCTGGCACGTCCGGGGCAAGGGTCCGTCTCCCCTGCCGCTCCTGCTGACGCACGGCTGGCCCGGCTCCATCTACGAGTTCCATCACCTCATCGAGCCGCTGACGGACCCGGCCGCGCACGGAGGCGACGCCCGGGACGCCTTCGACGTGATCATCCCCGCGCTGCCCGGCTACGGCTTCAGCGGCAAGCCGCGCGAGCCGGGCTGGGATGCCACGCGCGTGGCCGCCGTGTTCGACCGGCTCATGGTCGAGCACCTGGGCTACTCCCGCTATGGCGCGCAGGGTGGTGACTGGGGAGGCGTCGTCACCACGGCGCTCGGAGTGGAGCATGCCGAGCACCTGGTGGGCATCCACCTCAACTTCGCCCTCGCGACGCCGCCGCCCGGGCAGGAGCAGAGCGAGCTGGCGCGAGAGTATGGCCAGAAGATGGCGGCGTTCTCCGCCGCCGAGACCGGCTACAGCCACGTGCAGATGACCAAGCCCATGTCGCTCGCCATCGGGCAGGCGGATTCACCCGCGGGGCTCGCCGCGTGGATCGTCGAGAAGTTCCGCACCTGGAGCGATTGTGGCGGGGACGTCGAGCGCGCCTTCTCCAAGGACTGGCTGCTGACGAACCTGATGTTCTACTGGGCGCCCAACAGCATCGCGAGCGCGGCCAACCTCTATTACGAGACCTTCGGCATGCAGCGCTTGGATTTGAAGAAGCCGGTGCGCGTGCCCACGGCGATCGCGGACTTCCCCAAGGAGCTCACCCACACGCCCCGGCCCTGGTTGGAGGCGCGCTACAACCTGCGGCGCTACACGGAGATGCCGCGCGGGGGACACTTCGCCGCCGCGGAGCAACCGGAGCTCTTCCTGAAGGACGTGCGCTCGTTCTTCCGGGAGCTTCTCTAG
- a CDS encoding FG-GAP repeat domain-containing protein has product MSRYLSSFIVASMAVGVACEPARPVLPAGAVSSASSEARPLGVDARGDGSFLGMDSSLVSSTQLRTLRYGTVGDFDGDGKLDLILTQQWAMGPMAMMKGLGNGFFLPAVPLALGFNLPTFPPIAADLDGDGALDLLWTGGFEQNLHVARGLGNGSFAPVLQYSAQFSTGSGAWLALADSKSSLAVADFDGNGSPDVLMRSRYGRPGLFFNQGNGTFGAFQPLQSDWTPGSTLATADLDGNGHQDVVSTGYGSTPAVLLSNGDGTFRTQQLTEDLRPLDSVWRDFDEDGHVDEALIRGSQIFLRRGDGLGGFSVAASVASFQGAPNPESPAILTADDLDGDGHLDLAVAIDRNSDSGLPVQNTLLLVKGLGDGSFAPGARLPAGQSPSFVTTGDFDGNGVSDVVTLQWEGRDVRVWLGGPGRTSRELPVGSVGPSAAGDFNGDGWMDVVSATSDSSTPTWQMQIRMSLGGPGGLSAPELVATVGTLSTSLQVAHVDADATLDVVLFDAPRSAVSLLGNGDGSLRPAATLPLGELVEHVESSDVNGDGKPDLVYSTSSGPNPGWEVRLLIGRGDGTFEPPVILLEGAGSGSVVLVDLDRDGKLDVVVPWGSNGLDAKVLMGRGDGSFTPGPELSLGDGLQPRNMRLADLDQDGIQDAVFCRGDLRDTMLPRYVIHVLKGTGSGGFTLVGTYPTQSSCVSLTLVDVDADGWRDVVASNPIKNSVCLSRGSGQGGFATEQCFGLHDHDPVGWSHLSVLDANGDGRLDLLSGAGVFRKNALLLQR; this is encoded by the coding sequence GTGTCACGGTATTTGTCTTCGTTCATTGTCGCGTCGATGGCGGTGGGGGTTGCCTGCGAGCCCGCGCGGCCCGTGCTCCCCGCCGGGGCCGTGTCGTCCGCCTCGTCCGAGGCGCGGCCGCTGGGGGTGGACGCGCGGGGTGATGGCTCCTTCCTGGGGATGGACAGCAGCCTCGTCTCCAGCACGCAGCTGCGCACGCTCCGCTACGGGACCGTGGGCGACTTCGATGGGGATGGCAAGCTGGACCTGATCCTCACCCAGCAGTGGGCGATGGGCCCCATGGCGATGATGAAGGGGCTGGGCAACGGATTCTTCCTGCCCGCTGTCCCGCTCGCGCTCGGCTTCAACCTGCCCACGTTCCCGCCCATCGCCGCGGACCTGGACGGGGACGGTGCGCTGGATCTGCTCTGGACGGGGGGCTTTGAGCAGAACCTGCACGTGGCGCGGGGTCTCGGGAATGGTTCGTTCGCCCCCGTCCTGCAATACAGCGCGCAATTCAGCACGGGCTCCGGTGCGTGGTTGGCGTTGGCTGACAGCAAGTCGAGCCTCGCCGTCGCCGACTTCGATGGCAACGGCAGTCCCGATGTGCTCATGCGCTCGCGATACGGTCGCCCGGGCCTCTTCTTCAACCAGGGAAACGGGACCTTCGGTGCCTTCCAGCCCCTGCAGTCCGATTGGACTCCAGGTAGCACGCTCGCCACGGCCGACCTCGATGGGAATGGCCATCAGGACGTGGTGTCCACGGGCTATGGCTCTACCCCCGCCGTGCTGTTGTCCAACGGGGATGGCACCTTCCGCACCCAGCAACTGACGGAGGATCTCCGGCCGCTGGACTCGGTGTGGAGGGACTTCGACGAGGATGGCCACGTGGACGAGGCACTCATCAGGGGCAGTCAGATCTTCCTCCGCCGGGGCGACGGTCTGGGAGGCTTCTCCGTGGCGGCGTCCGTGGCTTCGTTCCAGGGCGCTCCCAATCCTGAGAGTCCGGCCATTCTGACGGCGGATGATCTGGACGGTGATGGTCACCTGGATCTCGCGGTGGCGATCGACCGGAACTCCGATTCCGGTCTCCCCGTGCAGAATACGCTTCTCCTGGTGAAGGGGCTGGGAGATGGCTCCTTCGCGCCGGGCGCGCGGCTGCCCGCGGGACAAAGTCCCTCCTTCGTCACCACTGGCGACTTCGATGGCAATGGTGTGTCCGACGTGGTGACGCTGCAGTGGGAAGGCAGGGACGTGCGCGTGTGGCTCGGGGGTCCGGGACGTACGAGCCGGGAGCTTCCCGTTGGGTCCGTGGGTCCCTCCGCCGCCGGAGACTTCAACGGCGATGGCTGGATGGATGTCGTCTCCGCCACGTCCGATTCCTCCACTCCCACGTGGCAGATGCAGATACGGATGAGCCTTGGGGGTCCTGGAGGCCTGTCGGCTCCCGAGCTTGTCGCCACGGTGGGTACCCTCAGCACCTCGTTGCAGGTAGCTCACGTGGATGCGGACGCGACGCTGGACGTGGTGCTGTTCGACGCCCCCAGGTCCGCGGTGAGCCTTCTGGGCAATGGTGACGGCTCCCTGCGTCCCGCCGCCACGCTCCCGCTGGGAGAGCTCGTGGAACATGTGGAGTCCAGTGATGTGAACGGGGATGGCAAACCGGACCTCGTCTACAGCACCTCGAGTGGTCCCAACCCGGGTTGGGAGGTACGGCTGCTGATTGGCCGGGGGGATGGCACCTTCGAGCCCCCCGTCATCCTGCTGGAGGGAGCCGGCTCGGGGTCTGTGGTGCTGGTGGACCTGGACCGGGATGGGAAGCTGGACGTGGTGGTTCCGTGGGGGAGCAATGGCTTGGACGCGAAGGTGCTGATGGGCAGGGGTGATGGCTCCTTCACGCCCGGACCCGAGCTGTCGCTCGGCGACGGCCTCCAGCCGCGCAACATGCGCCTGGCGGATCTGGATCAGGACGGCATCCAGGATGCCGTGTTCTGCCGCGGTGACCTCAGAGACACGATGTTGCCGCGGTACGTCATCCACGTGCTGAAGGGCACGGGCTCCGGCGGTTTCACCCTCGTGGGCACGTATCCCACGCAGTCCTCCTGCGTGAGTCTGACCCTGGTGGATGTCGATGCGGATGGATGGCGGGACGTGGTGGCTTCCAACCCCATCAAGAACTCGGTGTGCCTGTCGCGGGGCTCGGGCCAGGGAGGATTCGCCACGGAGCAGTGCTTCGGGCTCCATGATCACGACCCGGTCGGCTGGTCACATCTCTCGGTACTGGACGCCAACGGGGATGGCCGGCTGGATCTTCTGAGTGGGGCCGGCGTCTTCAGGAAGAACGCGCTGTTGCTCCAGCGCTGA
- a CDS encoding FG-GAP repeat domain-containing protein produces the protein MPGAALDSRTVALALPALGRGCEVWMDSSRVTQTPMEWPRMVTSGDFDRDGKLDLILVMDSGPMQLMKGLGNGSFQPALPLALGFTMPDEFPPVAADLDGDGALDLLWTRSYEQGLFVARGLGDGSFAPVLQYGLGAGLSFSGGQSGLAVADFDGNGSPDVVMRRGSGSLGLLLNQGDGTLGAFQSLGTDWSAMNRFATADLDEDGLQDLVVTGYDKVFAVLLSNGDGTFRTQRLTEEPWPMDSVLGDFDEDGHVDQAVSSRKSSTTEIFLRRGTGQGGFSAAALVTSVPGVSSFIGSAVLAADDLDGDGHLDLALTIDQDSDLTVWNTLTLVKGLGDGTFAPGARLPSGRRPSSVTTGDFNGDGVSDVVTLQWESKDARVWLGGPGRTTRTLPIGSVGPSAVGDFNGDGWTDVISTTRNLAFPTVQSQVKMSLGGPGGLSAPELVTTLDSASVAVQVAHVDGGATLDVVLYNFSGPAQLLLGNGDGTLRPAVALPLGALVEHVESGDVNGDGKPDLVFVAGRESSSGWEARLLIGRGDGTFEPPVSLATGDLLRQVVLADLDRDGKLDVMALRSGTGVGAEVLMGRGDGTFTPGPELSLGDNAMTGQLGLADLDQDGVLDAVYCRAVADQPRVKYSLQVLKGTGTGEFTPLGSYSTQGSCTTLTLADVDADGWWDVLSSNPNTDSVSVLRGVGQGVLAPAQCFGSYGHDPYGNPYLSVLDANGDGRLDLLNGGGIFRRNALLLQR, from the coding sequence GTGCCGGGCGCCGCGCTGGACTCGAGGACCGTGGCGCTGGCCCTGCCCGCCCTCGGCCGTGGCTGCGAGGTGTGGATGGACAGCAGCCGCGTCACCCAGACGCCGATGGAATGGCCCCGCATGGTCACCTCGGGCGACTTCGACCGGGATGGCAAGCTGGACCTGATCCTCGTCATGGATAGCGGCCCCATGCAGCTGATGAAGGGGCTGGGCAATGGCTCCTTCCAGCCGGCCCTTCCGCTCGCGCTCGGCTTCACCATGCCCGATGAATTCCCACCCGTCGCCGCGGACCTGGACGGGGACGGCGCGTTGGATCTGCTCTGGACGAGAAGCTATGAGCAGGGCCTGTTCGTGGCGCGGGGCCTCGGGGATGGTTCGTTCGCCCCCGTGCTCCAATACGGCCTGGGAGCGGGCCTGTCGTTCTCTGGCGGCCAGTCGGGCCTCGCGGTCGCCGATTTCGACGGAAACGGCAGTCCCGACGTGGTCATGCGGCGGGGTTCCGGCAGCCTGGGCCTCTTGCTGAACCAGGGAGATGGGACGCTCGGCGCCTTCCAGTCCTTGGGGACTGATTGGTCCGCGATGAACAGGTTCGCCACGGCCGACCTGGATGAGGATGGTCTTCAGGACCTGGTGGTCACGGGCTATGACAAGGTCTTCGCCGTGTTGTTGTCCAACGGGGATGGCACCTTCCGCACCCAGCGACTGACGGAGGAACCCTGGCCGATGGACTCGGTGCTGGGGGACTTCGACGAGGATGGCCACGTGGACCAGGCCGTCTCCTCGCGCAAGTCCTCCACCACCGAGATCTTCCTCCGTCGAGGCACCGGCCAGGGCGGCTTCTCCGCGGCGGCGCTCGTGACGTCGGTCCCGGGCGTTTCCAGCTTCATCGGCTCAGCCGTCCTGGCGGCGGACGATCTGGACGGCGATGGCCACTTGGATCTCGCGTTGACGATTGACCAGGACTCCGATCTCACCGTGTGGAACACGCTCACCCTGGTGAAGGGGTTGGGGGATGGCACCTTCGCGCCGGGTGCGCGGCTGCCCTCGGGACGCAGGCCCTCCTCCGTCACCACCGGCGACTTCAACGGGGATGGTGTGTCCGACGTGGTGACGCTGCAGTGGGAAAGCAAGGATGCGCGGGTGTGGCTCGGTGGCCCGGGGCGTACGACCCGGACGTTGCCCATCGGGTCCGTGGGTCCCTCCGCCGTCGGAGATTTCAACGGCGATGGGTGGACGGATGTCATCTCCACCACGAGGAACCTGGCCTTCCCCACGGTGCAATCGCAGGTGAAGATGAGCCTCGGGGGCCCAGGAGGCCTGTCGGCCCCCGAGCTTGTCACCACGTTGGATTCCGCCAGTGTCGCGGTGCAGGTGGCTCACGTGGATGGGGGGGCGACGCTGGACGTGGTGCTGTATAACTTTTCTGGGCCCGCGCAGCTCCTGCTGGGCAATGGTGACGGCACCCTGCGTCCCGCCGTCGCGCTCCCGCTGGGAGCACTCGTGGAGCATGTGGAATCCGGCGACGTGAATGGGGATGGCAAACCAGACCTCGTCTTCGTCGCCGGGCGCGAGTCTTCCTCCGGCTGGGAGGCGCGTCTGTTGATCGGCCGGGGAGATGGGACCTTCGAGCCGCCCGTCTCGCTGGCGACCGGAGACCTGCTGCGGCAGGTGGTGCTGGCGGACCTGGACCGTGACGGCAAGCTGGATGTGATGGCGCTGCGGTCCGGGACCGGAGTGGGCGCGGAGGTGCTGATGGGCAGGGGCGATGGCACCTTCACGCCTGGACCCGAGCTGTCGCTCGGAGACAACGCCATGACGGGCCAGCTGGGCCTGGCGGATCTGGATCAGGACGGCGTCCTGGATGCCGTGTACTGCCGCGCTGTCGCCGATCAACCCAGGGTGAAGTACTCCCTCCAGGTGCTGAAGGGCACGGGCACCGGGGAGTTCACCCCCCTGGGCTCCTACTCCACGCAAGGCAGTTGCACGACCCTGACCCTGGCGGATGTCGATGCGGATGGATGGTGGGACGTGTTGTCTTCCAACCCCAACACTGACTCCGTCTCCGTGCTGCGGGGCGTGGGCCAGGGTGTGCTCGCTCCAGCGCAGTGCTTCGGGTCCTATGGTCACGACCCGTACGGCAACCCGTATCTCTCGGTGCTGGACGCGAATGGGGATGGCCGGCTGGACCTTCTGAATGGGGGCGGCATCTTCAGGAGGAACGCGCTGCTGCTCCAGCGCTGA
- a CDS encoding phytoene desaturase family protein, with translation MKTTDVAVVGGGLGGLAVAALLARGGRRVVLFEKARHLGGRAHTTHHEGYHFNLGPHALYLAGAAARVLGRLGLELKGRGPRGEGGFALRGGRLHTLPSGLVSLLTTDLLSTMGKLEFARVMANLMRVDASTLKGMSVEEWLRANVSREEVREPVAMLFRVATYCADLALMGADAAVAQQQAALAQGVRYLDGGWVELVRGLSAIADAAGVERVLSARVEEVTRDEAGGRPRVRGVRLADGTEWAAEAVVLAAGPQDVAALLPGDEVAAGWAAKAVPVKAASLEVGLSRLPRPGALTAFGVDRPWYASVHSAWARVAPEGGALVHVAKYLGERDAVASEPELEDVLELLQPGWRQHVVTRRFLPGLTVMHALPTKAEGLQGRPRPVVEHLQGLGLVGDWVGPEGMLVDASISSAEAVARAWLGSREGARAA, from the coding sequence ATGAAGACGACGGACGTGGCGGTGGTGGGCGGAGGGCTGGGAGGCCTGGCGGTGGCGGCGCTGCTGGCGCGGGGAGGCCGGCGGGTGGTGCTGTTCGAGAAGGCCAGGCACCTGGGCGGCCGGGCACATACCACGCATCACGAGGGCTACCACTTCAACCTGGGTCCCCACGCGCTCTACCTGGCGGGAGCGGCGGCACGGGTGCTCGGACGCCTCGGCCTGGAACTCAAGGGACGAGGACCTCGCGGCGAGGGCGGCTTCGCGCTGCGCGGTGGCCGGCTGCACACCCTTCCCTCTGGACTCGTGTCGCTGCTGACCACGGATCTACTGAGCACGATGGGCAAGCTGGAGTTCGCTCGGGTGATGGCGAACCTGATGCGCGTGGACGCCTCGACGCTCAAGGGGATGAGCGTGGAGGAATGGCTGCGCGCGAACGTGTCGCGCGAGGAGGTACGCGAGCCGGTGGCGATGCTCTTCCGGGTGGCGACGTACTGCGCGGACCTTGCGCTCATGGGCGCGGACGCGGCGGTGGCGCAACAGCAGGCGGCTTTGGCCCAGGGCGTGCGCTATCTCGATGGGGGCTGGGTCGAGCTGGTGCGCGGACTGTCCGCGATAGCCGACGCGGCGGGAGTGGAGCGGGTGCTGTCGGCGCGGGTGGAAGAGGTGACGCGCGACGAGGCAGGCGGACGCCCCCGGGTGCGCGGCGTGCGGCTGGCGGACGGAACGGAGTGGGCGGCCGAGGCGGTGGTACTGGCCGCGGGGCCCCAGGACGTGGCGGCGCTCCTGCCAGGAGATGAGGTGGCGGCGGGCTGGGCGGCGAAGGCGGTGCCGGTGAAGGCGGCCTCGCTGGAGGTGGGACTGTCGCGGCTGCCGAGGCCCGGAGCGCTGACGGCGTTCGGGGTGGATCGGCCGTGGTATGCGTCGGTGCACTCGGCGTGGGCGCGGGTGGCCCCGGAGGGAGGAGCGCTGGTGCACGTGGCCAAGTACCTCGGGGAGCGCGACGCGGTGGCGAGCGAGCCGGAGCTGGAGGACGTGCTGGAGCTGTTGCAGCCGGGCTGGCGCCAGCACGTGGTGACGCGGCGGTTCCTGCCCGGGCTGACGGTGATGCACGCGCTGCCGACGAAGGCCGAGGGCCTCCAGGGACGGCCCCGGCCGGTGGTGGAGCACCTCCAGGGCCTGGGCCTCGTGGGCGACTGGGTGGGGCCCGAGGGCATGCTGGTGGATGCCTCGATCTCGAGCGCCGAGGCGGTGGCCCGCGCGTGGCTGGGCAGCCGCGAGGGAGCCCGCGCGGCATGA
- a CDS encoding YCF48-related protein, whose product MQLGSLLAALLMALPASAQVPSPPLPSVDLSIHELRLQARLLSKRTEEDLWALGDAQSAVRVSRSADAGRSWRVDAQSSEALIKALLAHSHDTLEHLVWLGPDTGIAAGDIGPRVLRTTDAGRSWKSIPLADDLWVHDMQHLGERLWLCGSSGRIFRSDDAGASWQELKGSPFNHDDRCKSMSFLSPESGWALGSNASLWSTEDGGASWQSLPPGDFSRTVELRHVVRVTPQVAWLQGVAGLQGPGERFLTTDGGKTWQSKAMEEKDPLLSVARTPGGQRIITVGPAGDGVPVEQWVPFLGKRPEATSVGENTVVALGKRGLYTSVSGQPLRAGPPVSPGSGVLTPLEGIARRAPDEWLGWAGDQLVASHDEGRSWFQVGRVPRTPLRAIAFLKTKTVLAELGTGALLRSEDFGRTWKASTSPLDAHDFALASGRTTTPSNPFECVLGTAPASMKVHFENSGCFHLFRGLLSVQLSPGEALLSVERAQGGEEGKQVRKRKTLSRGDGERILRELVAAAIREETMPDCGSTDSYSASIEWSCASGTIKKGVVRLNDSSCNPEDLSYLRLLGFDPASVYSRTLGIHQAVYEVLERTSL is encoded by the coding sequence ATGCAACTTGGCTCGTTGCTCGCCGCGCTCCTGATGGCCCTTCCCGCCTCGGCGCAGGTCCCCTCCCCGCCGCTGCCTTCGGTGGATCTGAGCATCCACGAACTCCGCCTCCAGGCGAGGCTCCTCTCCAAACGAACGGAGGAGGACCTGTGGGCCCTCGGCGACGCGCAGTCCGCTGTCCGGGTGTCGCGAAGCGCGGACGCCGGCCGTTCGTGGCGAGTGGACGCCCAGTCCTCCGAGGCCCTGATCAAAGCGCTCCTCGCCCATTCGCACGACACCCTCGAACACCTGGTCTGGCTCGGCCCCGACACGGGCATCGCCGCCGGCGACATCGGCCCGCGGGTGCTGCGAACGACGGATGCGGGACGCTCCTGGAAATCCATTCCCCTCGCGGACGACCTCTGGGTCCACGACATGCAACACCTGGGGGAGAGGCTCTGGCTCTGTGGCTCGTCCGGGCGCATCTTCCGCAGTGACGACGCCGGAGCGAGCTGGCAGGAGCTGAAGGGCTCGCCCTTCAATCACGATGATCGCTGCAAGAGCATGTCCTTTCTCTCCCCGGAGAGCGGATGGGCCTTGGGAAGCAACGCGTCCCTCTGGTCCACGGAGGATGGCGGAGCGAGCTGGCAGAGCCTGCCGCCTGGTGACTTCTCCCGGACAGTGGAGTTGCGCCACGTGGTCCGTGTCACCCCCCAGGTCGCGTGGCTCCAGGGCGTCGCCGGGCTCCAGGGCCCGGGCGAGCGGTTCCTCACGACCGATGGAGGGAAGACCTGGCAATCCAAGGCCATGGAAGAGAAGGACCCGCTCCTCTCCGTCGCGCGAACTCCCGGTGGCCAGCGCATCATCACCGTGGGGCCCGCTGGCGACGGCGTTCCGGTGGAGCAGTGGGTTCCCTTTCTCGGAAAGCGCCCGGAAGCCACCTCGGTGGGTGAAAACACCGTCGTGGCGCTGGGCAAGCGGGGGCTGTACACCTCCGTCTCCGGCCAACCGCTGCGAGCGGGCCCCCCTGTCAGCCCGGGTTCAGGCGTCCTGACTCCACTCGAGGGCATTGCCCGCAGGGCACCCGATGAATGGCTGGGATGGGCCGGCGACCAGCTCGTCGCCTCCCACGATGAGGGCCGGAGCTGGTTCCAGGTGGGCCGTGTTCCTCGGACCCCTCTCCGGGCGATCGCCTTCCTGAAAACCAAGACGGTGCTCGCCGAGCTCGGCACGGGGGCGCTGCTGCGCTCGGAGGACTTCGGACGCACCTGGAAGGCAAGCACGAGTCCCCTGGACGCCCATGACTTCGCGCTGGCCTCGGGCCGCACCACGACCCCAAGCAACCCCTTCGAGTGCGTTCTCGGCACCGCGCCCGCGTCGATGAAAGTCCACTTCGAGAACAGTGGTTGCTTCCACCTCTTCAGGGGACTGCTCTCCGTGCAGTTGTCCCCGGGTGAAGCCCTGCTCTCGGTGGAGCGGGCCCAGGGGGGAGAGGAGGGAAAGCAGGTGCGCAAGCGGAAGACGCTCTCCCGCGGTGACGGGGAGCGCATCCTCCGGGAGTTGGTGGCGGCGGCGATCCGTGAGGAGACGATGCCCGACTGCGGTTCCACCGATTCGTATTCGGCCTCCATCGAGTGGTCCTGTGCCTCGGGGACCATCAAGAAGGGGGTCGTGAGGCTCAATGATTCGAGCTGTAATCCTGAAGACCTCTCGTACCTGAGACTCTTGGGCTTCGACCCTGCCAGCGTGTATTCGCGCACCCTGGGCATCCATCAAGCCGTGTACGAGGTGCTCGAGCGCACGTCCCTCTGA